The DNA window TAGGCCGGTTCGAGGTGTCAATCTCCGCATCGCTGATATCGCGAAACCGCATTTGAATGAAATGCGACCCGGTAAGCATCACGTCGGAGAGCATGCCTGCGCTCAACGTGTAGTCGCCGCCGCCCGCAGCAATGATTACGTGCTGCCCCTTGCCGCGATCGGTTGCGGATAGGCTCGGCGTATACACGAACGCCGGCCCGTCATCCTTCAGCGCCGTGGACATCGTGCCCTGCGTGCCACTGACCCAGCCGGGATCCCACCCGGCGTATCCGTTGGCGCCCGTTGGGTTCACCAGCAGGTTGTAGTTCGGATAGATCGGAATCCCTTCCACCCAGCTCGACCAGGCCGAGACGGAACCCCGAACGATCGAGCGGACACGCCACCACGTTGGCCCCGACTCATTGCTGTTGAAGGTGCGATCGGTGCCGGTGTAGACGCTTTGACTCGTCCCTGGCGCTCCGCCGGCATCGGGAGCACGCTCGAGCTCATATCGAGCAATGGCGAGCGCCAGTGCATTCCAAGCAAGGCGCACACCGCCAACGCGCGGCGTATTGACCAGGCCCGTCGGGGTCGGGGGTGGCGGCGCTGCGTAGGGCTGCGGGAACCAGGAGCCCAGCGGCGGCGTCACAGGCGTGGCCGCCGGGAGTTCGCCAGCGCCGATGTCGACAAGCAAGATTGGCCGGCTCATCGGTTCATCGCCTCGAGCCGCTCCATAGCACGGTCAACGTTCACCTTCCCACTGGCGCCCGCGATGTCGGAAAGCAGATCCCGAATCTGCGTCAGCAAACCAGTGTCCGACTGCGCATTGCCATTGCTCCCCATGCCGCCGTTCACTTGGCCATTGCCGCCGGTAGGCGTGCCCGCGGTGCCGCCCGAGGGAAGCGGGGCCTGCGCGCCGCTTGCGACGGCGAACAATGCGCGGGCGATGTTCTGGGGGAGGTCCGTCAGGATTCCAGCCAGATCGCCCATCGTCGTCCCGTCATCCATTTCAAGGTCGGGAAGACCGATGCTGCCGATCATGCCGATTACCTGGTCGTAGAGGGCGTTGTAATCCTTGCCTGAAGCGAACAGGTTGCGGCCAAGCCCGAGCACGGATTGAGACAGGGCAGATGCGGACGACAAATCTCCGGCGGCAACGGCTTCGCGCAGCTGGGCCATGCCCTCTGCAAGCTTCTCCTGGTCAGACAGGGGCGAAAGGTCTGACAGGGCCAGGCCGCCCAGGATGCTTTCGCGTTCCTGCTCGATCTGGCGCTGCAGGGCTGCCATGTTCACTGCGCGCAACTCTTCGATCTTCGCGAGGTCTTCCGCGCGGGCGCCGCTCAGGCCTAGAGCCTTCGCATAGTCGTTGGCGGCCTGCACTTGTTGGCGATACGTGGTCTCGATACCGAGGGCAGCACGCTGGTAGTCACTGAGGCCTGCCGTCATCAGCTGGCCCTGCACGTCGGTCATCAGGGCGCCGTAGTTGCTCAGCACCCCTGAGACCCGGCTGACCTCTTCCTCGAGGGTCGTTCCGTTCTTCTGGGCGAGGTCCATGAAGAACTCGACGCCCTTGGTGATGTTGCTTAGCTCCCAATTTTGCAGCGCGCGTCCCAGCCCCTCCGCAGATCCCGTGACCAGCGAAATGCTTGCGGCCAGCGCACTCATGACATCGCCGGACTCAAATCCTTTGTTCAGCAGATCGCCGAAGCCGAGGATGCGAATGCTCTGAGTGGAAAGGTCCCCAACCATTTTGGCGATCAGCGCCTCGATCTGCTGCTGTGCCTTTGCTGGATCTGCGTCAAGCTGCACCTTCCCTAGATTGACGCGCACGCCGGACAGCTGCTTGCTGATATCGACGCCAAGTTGCGTAGCCAGTTGCTCGGTTCCTGTGCGAACCGACTGAATGGCCTGATCGATGTACTTGTCGACGTCACTATCCAGAGAACCGTACTGCGTCCACCGCTTCGAGCTGCGGAACAGTCCGCCCTTCTGGTAAACGTCGGCGTAGCTTGAGCCGCTGAAGCCTTCAAAGCCGTAGTTGCCGGTGATGCCTTGGCCCATGATCTGTGGCTTCTTGCGACCGAACAGCTTGGCGTGGATGGAGGAGCCGGAGAGGATCGACGAGATCTTGTCGCTGAAGCCCAGCGAGCGAAACACCTTGTCCGCATGCGAGACCGCACCCAACGTCGCCGCCTTGCCTGCCCAGCTTTCCCCGTTGGCGATATCCCAGCCCTGGTCGAACAACTCGGCATTCTTCATCATGCCGGCGATGATCCAGCCGATGATCGGCACGGCGGATGCCATGCTGCTGGCTCCCGCGCCGGCGCCTGCGCTCGCACCACCGCTTGCGCCGGCACCCCACAGGCTGGACACGTTGTTGCCGAAGTTGGCCAAGCTACCAGCGCCGCTTGATGCCTGGGCCGCCCAGAGGCTCCCCGCGCTTGCGGTGGTGGAACCACCGCCGAACAGGCCGGCGAGCGAGGAGAAGGCTCCGCCGTTGCCGCTGCCGAGCATGCTCGCCCAATTGCCGGCCCCTTGGCCTGCTCCGCTGAAGCCGTTCCCATTGAACAGGCCAGCAAGCGTGTTCCAGATCCCGCCGCCGGCCTGGCCGTTCATTCCGTTCTGGATCTGGGTCTGGATCGGAATAACGATCTTCTGCTGGAGCAGCTGACGGATCAAGTCGGCGATTCCGCGCTTGGCGATGTTCTTCAGGTCATCCCAGAAGTCGCCAAAATCGTCGGCGCCGTTAGCGACAAAGTCGGCGAACGCGCTGGAGGCATCACCGACTCCGCCAACCACAATGCCGGCCCACTGCTCAGCCATTGCTGCGGCTTCTTCGACCTGCATCGACCAATCGGCGTAGGCGCGCGCCTCTGCGATCAGCTTTGCCTGCATGTCAGGCGAGTCGCGCAAGGCGGTGTTACCGGCCTCGATGGCATCGGCAATCGCGCGGCGCATGTCGTTTTCGTTCTGCAGTTGGCGCTGGTAACGCTCGCGCGCAGGGCCAACCATGCCGAGCAGTTGGATCTCGCCCGTCATCGTGTCCAGAAGAGCCTGCGGGGCCGCCTGCTGCTTCTCCATCTCGACGCGACGCTCGGCCAGCTGTGCGGTCTGCTGCTTCACCAGAGCGGCGTAGTTGGCCTGAGTCATGTTCCCAGCGTCGAGCTCTTTGCGCCACGCCTCGTCCTGCTGGCGCGCTTTCTCGACCGCGCTGGCGTACGGCCCCTCGAGGTCGGCGGCCGCCTGCCGCGCCAGGTTGGAATTCCGCTCCAGAGCTTCGGCCCGTTGCTTGGCCTCCTTTGCGGCCTCCTTCGCCCGGTCGGAGGCAGCTTTGCGCGCCTTCTCGTTGCGTGCCTCTTCATCCGCGTAGTACTTCTGCAGCGCGCGCTCGTAGTCGCTCTGCTCAGGCCCGGCGGTCATGTTCATGGGCGCGCCACCGCGGCGGGAACTGCCCGACCGACGTGGCTGGTTGACGGGGCGGCCATCAGGCTTGGGAGTGCTGGTGCTGCCGAATGCACCTGGCAACTTCTGGGCGGCAATCTCTTCGCCGTAGTAGGCCAGGTATCCGCCCTGATCAGCGACCTCCCAGCCGCGCTTCACCTGGTCCCAGTCCAGATTGATCACGCCCTTCGCTGCTTCCGCCAGGCCGACCATGCTCATGGCCGTGCCTTGGATGACGTCGTCGATCGCCTTGAAGAACGGGACTACGAAGTCCAGCGCTGCCCCCATGATCTGGAAGAGGTTCGCGACGTCGTTCGACACCTCCGCCACGCGCTCGCCGTCGGTCACGTAGTCGGTGAACGTCTCGGTAAGCTGGGTCATCTGGGGAAGCAGGTGGGCCGCCACCTGGAGATAGAGCCCCTCCATCGCCAGGGTCATGTCGTCCGTGCGGTCCCGGAACTTGGCAGCGGCCGCGGCGGTGTCCCCGTCAATGATTCCGCCCAGCTCGCGGGCGCGGTCGCCCATCTTCTGCAGGCCGCCTGAGCCCAGGTTGAGGAACTCCAGCAGCTCGGCTCCGCTCTTGCCGAACAGCTCCATCGCCGTCGCGGATTCGAGCGTGTCATTGGTGAGCGCCTTGAAGCGATCCATCACCTCCGGCAGCACGTCCTGAGCTTGGCGCAGACGCCCGGTCGCATCCTGCACCTGGATTCCGAGCGTCTTGAACAGCTTGGCCTGCTTGCTGTTCGGGTCCTGTGCTTCAGCCAGGTTCTTCGAGAACTTGCCGAGCGAGCCAGCCAGAGAGTCAATATCCGATCCGGTCAGCCGCGCGGCATAGCGGTACTCCGAGAGCTTCTCGGTGCTAATTCCCAGGCGCGCGTTCAGTTCATCTACTTTGTCGGCCGCGTCGATCGCGCCTTGGAACCCCTGCCAGGCTTGGGCGATGCTGTAGGAAAGGCCCGCGACGGTTGCAAGTTCTTTGGCGACGCCGATCGCGGCGTTCTGCATCGACCGCTGGATCTGCTTCGCGTTCTTTTCCGCAGCGCGAGCGGCTCGCGCCATGTCGGTCTCGAACGCGCCCATCTTGAGCAGCATGTCGATAGTCAGCTGGCCTAGCGAGCGCACGGACATAGGGGCACCAGAAAAGGAAAATCCCCCGCCGAAGCGGGGGATGGATCAGAGAAATGCGTTGAACACGTCCCAGGCTTCGTCGTCTGGGTGCGTTGGCACCAGAAGCTGGAAAACGTCGTCAAAGGATTCGCTCGTCTTCGCGAACCCATACTTAGCGGTGTAGTACGACCCGAGCGCGGCCGGCCGTATGTGCATGCCGATTGGGTCGATCGGGTTGCGCTGGTGGAATTGCCACCAGCGGCGGAACTCCGCCCGGGTCATCCGCTTGCGGAGTTCCGCGACAGTGCAGCCAAGGTGCAGCGCCAGCACATGCCAGAACCACACCTCGCCCTTTCGGCTTAGGACTTTCCCGCCTGCTCGTCCGATTCGGTCTGATCGCCGGCGCCGTTGACCTCAAAACAGATGCGTTCCAAGTCGCGAGCGACGCTGACCTTCAGTTGCGCGGCCTGTTCCGCGGACATCAGCGGCTTGCCGTCTTCGCC is part of the Pseudoxanthomonas indica genome and encodes:
- a CDS encoding phage tail protein, with the translated sequence MLLKMGAFETDMARAARAAEKNAKQIQRSMQNAAIGVAKELATVAGLSYSIAQAWQGFQGAIDAADKVDELNARLGISTEKLSEYRYAARLTGSDIDSLAGSLGKFSKNLAEAQDPNSKQAKLFKTLGIQVQDATGRLRQAQDVLPEVMDRFKALTNDTLESATAMELFGKSGAELLEFLNLGSGGLQKMGDRARELGGIIDGDTAAAAAKFRDRTDDMTLAMEGLYLQVAAHLLPQMTQLTETFTDYVTDGERVAEVSNDVANLFQIMGAALDFVVPFFKAIDDVIQGTAMSMVGLAEAAKGVINLDWDQVKRGWEVADQGGYLAYYGEEIAAQKLPGAFGSTSTPKPDGRPVNQPRRSGSSRRGGAPMNMTAGPEQSDYERALQKYYADEEARNEKARKAASDRAKEAAKEAKQRAEALERNSNLARQAAADLEGPYASAVEKARQQDEAWRKELDAGNMTQANYAALVKQQTAQLAERRVEMEKQQAAPQALLDTMTGEIQLLGMVGPARERYQRQLQNENDMRRAIADAIEAGNTALRDSPDMQAKLIAEARAYADWSMQVEEAAAMAEQWAGIVVGGVGDASSAFADFVANGADDFGDFWDDLKNIAKRGIADLIRQLLQQKIVIPIQTQIQNGMNGQAGGGIWNTLAGLFNGNGFSGAGQGAGNWASMLGSGNGGAFSSLAGLFGGGSTTASAGSLWAAQASSGAGSLANFGNNVSSLWGAGASGGASAGAGAGASSMASAVPIIGWIIAGMMKNAELFDQGWDIANGESWAGKAATLGAVSHADKVFRSLGFSDKISSILSGSSIHAKLFGRKKPQIMGQGITGNYGFEGFSGSSYADVYQKGGLFRSSKRWTQYGSLDSDVDKYIDQAIQSVRTGTEQLATQLGVDISKQLSGVRVNLGKVQLDADPAKAQQQIEALIAKMVGDLSTQSIRILGFGDLLNKGFESGDVMSALAASISLVTGSAEGLGRALQNWELSNITKGVEFFMDLAQKNGTTLEEEVSRVSGVLSNYGALMTDVQGQLMTAGLSDYQRAALGIETTYRQQVQAANDYAKALGLSGARAEDLAKIEELRAVNMAALQRQIEQERESILGGLALSDLSPLSDQEKLAEGMAQLREAVAAGDLSSASALSQSVLGLGRNLFASGKDYNALYDQVIGMIGSIGLPDLEMDDGTTMGDLAGILTDLPQNIARALFAVASGAQAPLPSGGTAGTPTGGNGQVNGGMGSNGNAQSDTGLLTQIRDLLSDIAGASGKVNVDRAMERLEAMNR